The sequence GCGTGCTGCCCGCATCCGGGGTGTTCTCAACGGTGACGGCAGCGCTGTCGCGTGCGCCCAGCGGCACCTGCAGCGAGAGCGCAACCGTCCAGTCCCCCCGCTGCTGGTCCCGGCTGCCGGCCAGGTAAATACTGCTTGCGCCCCACAGATTTCGGCTCCACGAGAGATTCAGCAGCTCCGTTTTTTGGCCGTCAAAGCTCTCTACGCCGATCCAGGCCGCGCCAATATTGCCGTACTGCCCCATATTAAACGTCAGGGAATACTGGTCCGTATTGCGGCTAAAGCTGGCGATGGGTTTGTCGTTTTCGTCATAGACCGTCGGCTGGTCATAAAGGGCAAGATTGCCAAAACCGCGATCGCGACGCGTGTGCTGGGTGGCCACGCTGAACTCGCTGGTATTGTACTGGTAACCCCAGTTGATTTGCCCGCCGTTGTCTCCGCGCATGCGGCTTTGTGAGTAAGAGGTGTTCACTACGCCAAACTGGCCGAGTTTGATCACCGTCCCTGCCCCGCCCAGCGCCAGCTCCTGCGCCCCTTCCGCATGGCCCTCCAGCGTCAGCCAGTCGGTCACCCCGTAGCGATACGAGCCGCTACCGGCAGCAGGACCGTAGTCAAAATTCCTGATGCCATAGTTACGGCGCAGGCTGCCGAGCGTCACGGCGCCGTCACTCAGCCCTTGTTTGAGCAAATCGCTGGTGACATAAAACGGTAGCGTGGTACTCACCTGACGGCCCAGCGCATCGGTGGTGACCAGCACCGCATCCCCGGCACCGTTGATATAGGGCAGATTGGTCAGGGTGAAGGGGCCAGGCTGAAGCTGGGTTGAGCCAGAGCGATAGCCGTTGATAAACAGATCCACCGAGGTAGGCACCGCGGCTTCACCCGAAAACTCCGGCAGCGGCCATGTCACCAGGTCCGGGCGCAGGGAGAAATCACGTCCGTAGCTAATACCGCCCATCCGCACGCTGGAGGTCCAGCTCAGGGCATCGCTGATCACGTCCCCCGCGCTCAAGGTGGTCGCGTCATCCTCACGGGTTATCAGCAGCGTCGTGTCATAGCGAACATACCCTTCCTGTTGACCGTCGTTTCCGGTGAAATTTTTCCGGGCGTAGCCGGTGGAGGAGAACGAGCCGTTCTCGTTGAAGTAGCGGAATTCATGCCAGAGCGACGCCTGACCGCCGATATGTTCCGTGTGGTTGGTATACAGATCGTAATTCAGCAGCGCCCCGCGCCCATAGTGCGGTTTGGTCTGCGCCGTTTGGGCACTGAAAGGCGTCACCCGGGCACTGATCCAGTCGCGGGGAACGGTCAGCAACAGGCGCTGTGCGGCACTGTCATACGCCACACGAACCTGACTCAGTGAGGCGAGATTCACCTCGCCGGCGGGCACATGCTCCGGGGGGAGCCCCGCGCGCAGCAAATCGGCGCTGGAGATAAAGAAAGCGCCGTTACGTTGCGTCACGGGTACCACCAGACCGGTGTCGTAGTGGTTGAGCACGAGGGCAAGCTGGAAAACCGCCTCATCATTTACCGCCTGCGCCTGAGGAGGCGGCGGTAAACTGTCGTCACCGGGATCGGCCCAGGTTGTGGTGCTGACGCAAAGCAGTAGCATCATTGCCGGCTTCAGTTGACGGGCGTCGACTGCCATTGTTCATCCCTGGCATTAATCTGCGCGCTCATCCGGTCCGGCTGACGAACGCCAGCGGGTATTGGCCAGCTGCGGGTGCTACCCGGGAGGACGTAACCCAGTAATCCCTCCGCTACGGTGCGTTTCTGTCCGCCCTGCTCCAGTGACACCTGGCTTAATCTGACGTGCACATCCCCCTGATTACGTACCTGTAATGCAGGCTGTCCTCCCTCGTGGGTCACGCGCCAGCTCAGGTTTCGGGTCTCGGCCAGGGCATGATGCGCCCCCTCTTTAAGGGTCGGGATACCCTGTCCGTAGACAAACAGCGGAATGGAATAGCGCATCTGTAATTTAAGGCCGATGGAGGGTTCGGCTTTCGCGTCGGGCTGGGGAATTTCATCAACAATAATGCGGTAGGCTTGTTCGACCCCGACAGGGACTGCGCTCTGTTTGATAAGGCGAATCAGCTGTTTATTGCCTTTCTGAATGGTGACAATGGGCGGGCTGGCGACCACGTCCTGCTGCGCGCTGTAGCGTTCGTATCCCCCTTCCTGCTTCCAGCGCACAATACGCACCTGCATCGTCGTTGCGCTGTTTCCCTGGTTCTGGATCCAAAGCTCCGTGGCGTTGGCATCTGCGGCAAGCCAGGGATCGATGGGCCAGAGCAGAATGGTGGCCGCCGCCTGCGCCTCGCCTGTGGCCGCGACGCCTGATAAAACACCCGCCAGACACAACTGCCGGAACAATGGCTTCATCGACTCTCTCCCTTTATTACCATGACAAGGTCACGGTGAGCTGATCGGTATAGGTTCCTGCCGGGCTAAAGCCGGTCAGTAGCGCCACGCCAAACAGCGGCAGCGCGATGTTATTACTGTTGGTATAGGTCACCGGTATTGCCTGGTTAACGCCAATTTCGCTGTTGGCGGCCAGCGAGCTGCTGCTGTAGAGCCGGTACGGCACCAGTTCTGTTCCTCCGGACCGCTTCATCCGACGGACGGATGAATAATTTTGACCGCCATTAATGCTCATGCTCAGCGCCACGCCAGGCGTACAGGCGATAGACAACGCCCCGTTTGGCACAAAGCTGGTACTGACTGGCGCGCTTTCCACCCCGTTATGGGTGCCAAAATCCAGCGTACCGAGAAGCCCCCCGCTACCGGTGGCCACCGCGCAACCCGGTACAATGGTCGCGCTGACCTTAAAGGACTGCGATGTCACCGCCCCCGCAGCAGGTATCAGCAACAGCCCGACGATCAGCGCGAAAAAAGGCTGCACGCTTCCCTCTGCGCGTTTGCGCAGACCTGTAAAAGGGGCCTTCATGGCAGGGCAGATCTAATAGGTCACGCTGACGTTAATCGTGTCGGTATAGGTGCCGGGTACCACCGTTACGCTGTTCCCGCCTCCGGTAATGCGGCCGTACAGGGTATAACTGTCGACCCCACCTGCCGTAGACGCGATCGGCAACGCGGTGTTATTGGCAATCACAGAGTTGAACCCGCTGTCGCTGTACAGGCTATACGCCACGCCCTGTGCCGCGTTGGCCGTATTGACCAGGTAGCGCTCAGGCGTCCCTGGCGACCCCACCACGGAGCCAGGGGCGGTGGAATGGGTATTGCCGGTTATCGCGACCGTATAGCTGGCGGTCGTACACTGGACGGTAAAGGTGTTTCCGCCGCTGGCGCCGCTCAACTGCGTCGTAAGGGTGGAAAACGTTGCGGGATGGGTACCAAAATCGAGCGTCCCGAAGTTAATACCACTTTGCGTGGGCGATCCGTTTATCAGGCAGCCGTTTGTCAGCGTCAGCGTCGCCCCGATGGTGCCGCTACTGGTAACGGCCAGTGCCTGATTAACTACGGTCGTAGTCAGTAATGTGCCTGCACAGATCAAAAGGAGTTTTCTTTTCATTTACCACCCTCCAGAAGACGCCTCCGTTCCCTTGCAACATTTTATTTTTAACGTTCAAGATGTTAGCCCCGCTTAACGTTCCTCTGAGGGGGTTATTGAGAATTTAGTTTACGGATATCGCTTCGACCACCCGACGCAGGGTAGTCACAACCTATGTCTTATTGACAGCATTTATATTTTAAAAACAGAAAGTTAAACCGAAATAAAAGAATATTCGGGCGCGCAGGCTGAGGATATATCCGCAAAAGTGTGATAAGCGTCACAATATATCGTCTGCACATTAACAACAAAATTAATAAAACTTAAAAACTTGTTGTATCCCCCTACGCTTTGCGTCAATTTATGTGCCGAATAATTTCCCGCGCAGTAATAAAAAATCTATATGTATCGGCGCGGGCGACATCTAAAGCGCATAGAGGGTCTTTTTTCGTGGCAAGTGCAAACAAACTCACACTCTTCATCGTGATATTCATGCTGGCGGGTATTCTTTCAGGGGCAGCAATTCATGAATACGCATCTGCGGATGCCATTAAAGCCTGGTCGGATAATATTACCCTGCTGACCGACATCTTCCTTCGTCTGATCAAAATGGTTATTGCACCCTTGGTCTTCAGTACGCTGACCGTCGGCATTATGAAACTGGGCGAAACCTCCACCATTGGCCGCGTTGGCGGTAAAGCGATGGTGTGGTTTATCAGCTCATCGGTGCTCTCCATTCTGGTCGGACTGTTTATCGTCACGCTGGAGCATCCGGGAAGTGGTCTGAACCTGACGATCCCAACCGAAGCGGTAGATACCGGTCTGGCCGTTGGAGGCATGACGCTGAAAGCGTTTCTGTCTCACACTATTCCAACCAGTATCGCAGGCGCGATGTCGAACAATGAGATCCTGCAGATTGTGGTGTTCTCAATGTTCTTCGGTATCGGCGGTGCGTCGCTGGGGCAGAAATTCAACGCGCCGCTGGTTGCCGCGCTGGATGTGGTTTCCCATATCATGCTGAAGGTAACCGGTTACGTGATG comes from Enterobacter kobei and encodes:
- a CDS encoding molecular chaperone, with product MKPLFRQLCLAGVLSGVAATGEAQAAATILLWPIDPWLAADANATELWIQNQGNSATTMQVRIVRWKQEGGYERYSAQQDVVASPPIVTIQKGNKQLIRLIKQSAVPVGVEQAYRIIVDEIPQPDAKAEPSIGLKLQMRYSIPLFVYGQGIPTLKEGAHHALAETRNLSWRVTHEGGQPALQVRNQGDVHVRLSQVSLEQGGQKRTVAEGLLGYVLPGSTRSWPIPAGVRQPDRMSAQINARDEQWQSTPVN
- a CDS encoding spore coat U domain-containing protein translates to MKAPFTGLRKRAEGSVQPFFALIVGLLLIPAAGAVTSQSFKVSATIVPGCAVATGSGGLLGTLDFGTHNGVESAPVSTSFVPNGALSIACTPGVALSMSINGGQNYSSVRRMKRSGGTELVPYRLYSSSSLAANSEIGVNQAIPVTYTNSNNIALPLFGVALLTGFSPAGTYTDQLTVTLSW
- a CDS encoding fimbria/pilus outer membrane usher protein — protein: MAVDARQLKPAMMLLLCVSTTTWADPGDDSLPPPPQAQAVNDEAVFQLALVLNHYDTGLVVPVTQRNGAFFISSADLLRAGLPPEHVPAGEVNLASLSQVRVAYDSAAQRLLLTVPRDWISARVTPFSAQTAQTKPHYGRGALLNYDLYTNHTEHIGGQASLWHEFRYFNENGSFSSTGYARKNFTGNDGQQEGYVRYDTTLLITREDDATTLSAGDVISDALSWTSSVRMGGISYGRDFSLRPDLVTWPLPEFSGEAAVPTSVDLFINGYRSGSTQLQPGPFTLTNLPYINGAGDAVLVTTDALGRQVSTTLPFYVTSDLLKQGLSDGAVTLGSLRRNYGIRNFDYGPAAGSGSYRYGVTDWLTLEGHAEGAQELALGGAGTVIKLGQFGVVNTSYSQSRMRGDNGGQINWGYQYNTSEFSVATQHTRRDRGFGNLALYDQPTVYDENDKPIASFSRNTDQYSLTFNMGQYGNIGAAWIGVESFDGQKTELLNLSWSRNLWGASSIYLAGSRDQQRGDWTVALSLQVPLGARDSAAVTVENTPDAGSTQRINYNHSMPSDGGFSWNMAWANQSKSSDYQQGTLGWRNNNIELQGGGYGERDTMTWWGEAMGAIVLMDGELFAANKINDAFVVISTDGHPDVPVSYENQPVGKTNNNGYLLVSGVSAYYPASYRIDTLNLPADTRLKETERRIAIRRHSGYLVDFPMEQERVASVILHDARGQAIPVGSQVRRASRSNAVVGYDGIAWLENLSDVNPLEVITPAGKRCTATLNVGPNPQHKLQTYGPLVCREGP
- a CDS encoding spore coat U domain-containing protein, whose protein sequence is MKRKLLLICAGTLLTTTVVNQALAVTSSGTIGATLTLTNGCLINGSPTQSGINFGTLDFGTHPATFSTLTTQLSGASGGNTFTVQCTTASYTVAITGNTHSTAPGSVVGSPGTPERYLVNTANAAQGVAYSLYSDSGFNSVIANNTALPIASTAGGVDSYTLYGRITGGGNSVTVVPGTYTDTINVSVTY